The following coding sequences are from one Fimbriimonadaceae bacterium window:
- a CDS encoding Gfo/Idh/MocA family oxidoreductase: MTRRRLLRNTLAGATMATVPTWFAERAEAEYREIEAVRPQRVGANDTIHVAVVGPGGRRGGYQQGFGVSRYVHSQPGAKVVAVCDVDELHLNEAAAYFGPSTYKTKDFRDIMARKDIDAIVIGTPDHWHATISVAAMKAGKDVYCEKPMTLTISEGRMVAEAAARYKRVFQTGSQQRSDQRFRLACELVRNGRLGKLKKVTTHLPTGPIGELFSVEPVPAGFDWEMWMGPTQRVDYCHQRTHGTFRWWLDYSGGMLTDWGAHHNDIAQWGIGADGSGPLSVEGHAKNQPTVNMMTYTTFPEFDIFYTYPHDVLLHCTNKGENGVTFEGEDGWIFVSRERIAASDEKLLKDPLPANAVKLYASDGHAKNWLDCIRTRKPTICEPEVGHRSVTVCHMANISLRLGGRKLDWDPKRERFSDDDANAMLSRPQRKWS; the protein is encoded by the coding sequence ATGACCCGACGACGATTGCTGAGAAACACCCTGGCCGGAGCCACGATGGCGACGGTCCCCACGTGGTTTGCCGAACGCGCTGAGGCGGAGTACCGCGAGATCGAAGCGGTCCGGCCCCAGCGGGTCGGCGCCAACGACACGATCCATGTGGCCGTCGTCGGCCCGGGCGGACGACGTGGCGGCTACCAGCAGGGGTTCGGCGTGTCACGTTACGTCCACAGCCAGCCGGGAGCCAAGGTCGTCGCCGTCTGCGACGTGGATGAACTGCACCTGAACGAGGCGGCCGCCTACTTTGGCCCGAGCACCTACAAAACGAAGGACTTCCGCGACATCATGGCCCGCAAGGACATCGACGCGATCGTCATCGGGACACCCGACCACTGGCACGCGACGATCAGCGTGGCGGCGATGAAGGCGGGCAAGGACGTCTACTGCGAGAAGCCGATGACCTTGACGATCAGCGAAGGACGGATGGTGGCCGAGGCAGCGGCGCGGTACAAGCGGGTTTTTCAGACGGGCAGCCAGCAAAGAAGCGACCAGCGGTTCCGACTTGCTTGCGAACTCGTCCGCAACGGCAGGCTGGGCAAGCTAAAAAAGGTCACGACCCACTTGCCGACGGGGCCGATCGGAGAACTGTTCTCAGTCGAGCCGGTGCCAGCCGGATTTGACTGGGAAATGTGGATGGGCCCGACTCAAAGAGTTGACTATTGTCATCAGCGCACCCACGGCACGTTCCGATGGTGGCTCGACTATAGCGGTGGCATGCTCACGGACTGGGGCGCCCACCACAACGACATCGCACAGTGGGGGATCGGGGCGGACGGTTCCGGGCCGCTTTCGGTCGAAGGCCATGCCAAGAACCAGCCGACGGTCAACATGATGACCTACACGACGTTCCCCGAGTTCGACATCTTCTACACCTACCCGCACGACGTGCTCCTGCATTGCACCAACAAGGGAGAGAACGGCGTCACCTTCGAAGGCGAGGACGGCTGGATCTTCGTCAGCCGCGAACGCATCGCAGCGTCCGACGAAAAGCTACTCAAAGACCCGCTGCCCGCGAACGCGGTCAAGCTCTACGCAAGCGACGGGCATGCCAAGAACTGGCTGGACTGCATCCGCACGCGCAAGCCGACGATTTGCGAACCCGAGGTCGGCCACCGGTCGGTCACGGTATGCCACATGGCCAATATCTCGCTCCGCCTTGGCGGTCGCAAGCTCGACTGGGACCCCAAGAGGGAGCGGTTCAGCGACGACGACGCCAACGCGATGCTTAGCCGCCCGCAGCGGAAATGGAGCTGA
- a CDS encoding acyl-CoA thioesterase yields the protein MEARRVSETKLVMAQRMTPNDANYLGKVFGGSILALIDLTAASVSSRFAREACVTASFDRVDFLQPVEIGDLVELEGFVSFVGRTSMEVIVDVHATNLIQDDRRHVNTARVTMVAMRDGRTVPVPRLICETRDEKLRFLEGRLRREVRQQRLQENEAHRNMLAAAKDEDLDRLLAHEGSVRELLSSISAAGG from the coding sequence ATGGAAGCCCGTCGTGTCTCCGAGACCAAGCTGGTGATGGCCCAGCGCATGACGCCGAACGACGCTAACTACCTGGGCAAGGTCTTTGGTGGCTCGATCCTGGCCCTCATCGACCTCACCGCCGCCAGCGTCAGTTCGCGGTTTGCGCGCGAGGCGTGCGTCACCGCCTCCTTCGACCGGGTGGACTTCTTGCAGCCGGTCGAGATCGGTGACCTTGTGGAGCTAGAAGGGTTCGTGAGCTTTGTCGGCCGGACAAGCATGGAGGTGATCGTCGACGTCCACGCGACCAACCTCATCCAGGATGACCGGCGGCACGTCAACACGGCCCGGGTGACGATGGTGGCGATGCGCGACGGACGCACAGTGCCCGTGCCCCGGCTCATTTGCGAGACCCGCGACGAAAAGCTCCGGTTTCTCGAGGGAAGGCTCCGCCGCGAGGTCCGCCAACAGCGGCTGCAGGAGAACGAGGCCCACCGGAACATGTTGGCGGCGGCCAAGGACGAAGACCTTGACCGCCTGCTCGCTCACGAAGGTTCCGTGCGGGAGTTGCTCAGCTCCATTTCCGCTGCGGGCGGCTAA
- the tpiA gene encoding triose-phosphate isomerase has protein sequence MNLTAAQGAALVETFAKEVAVRYDVDVVVCPPYLAIPKVRDTVRHQGILIGAQDVFWAEEGAFTGNVSAKQLVEQSVAFCIVGHSETRGRFGKLETPASTVPYFAETDETVNLKIERLLFHGITPILCVGETLEERDAAQTEQVIEGQLRRALAGRDSSELYGLVVAYEPVWAIGTGKTCAADEADRVCRFIRSVIEAVSDAEVAINVRILYGGSVKPDNAKELFAKANIDGGLVGGASLDPASFAQIIMSA, from the coding sequence ATGAACCTGACGGCCGCCCAAGGGGCCGCCTTGGTCGAGACGTTCGCCAAAGAGGTGGCCGTGCGGTATGACGTCGACGTCGTCGTCTGCCCTCCATATTTGGCGATCCCCAAGGTCCGCGACACCGTCCGCCACCAGGGCATCTTGATCGGCGCACAAGACGTGTTCTGGGCGGAAGAGGGGGCGTTCACCGGAAACGTCAGTGCCAAGCAACTGGTCGAACAGTCGGTGGCGTTCTGTATCGTCGGACACTCGGAGACCCGGGGCCGGTTCGGCAAGCTGGAGACTCCTGCGTCGACGGTGCCCTACTTTGCCGAGACCGACGAGACCGTCAACCTGAAGATCGAGCGGCTCCTCTTCCACGGCATCACACCGATCTTGTGCGTCGGCGAAACCCTGGAAGAGCGTGACGCGGCGCAGACCGAGCAGGTCATCGAGGGTCAGTTGCGGCGGGCTCTGGCCGGTCGTGACTCCAGTGAACTGTACGGCCTTGTCGTGGCATACGAGCCGGTGTGGGCGATCGGCACGGGCAAGACCTGCGCCGCCGACGAGGCGGATCGTGTGTGCCGCTTCATCCGGTCGGTGATCGAGGCCGTCTCCGACGCCGAGGTCGCGATCAACGTCCGTATCCTTTATGGCGGGTCGGTCAAACCCGACAACGCCAAAGAGCTTTTTGCCAAGGCCAACATCGACGGCGGCCTGGTCGGCGGGGCCAGCCTGGACCCGGCCAGCTTTGCCCAGATCATCATGAGCGCCTGA
- a CDS encoding OsmC family protein: protein MAKTHEYPVRVSWKGGRDGAGEITDVRSGTTVALATPPEFGGSGAGTNPEQLLAMAVAGCYSITLGIVLTNRKVPYADIQADVTGEVVEDGPSFTYTKITVKPRIVLTGADDNQAKVAEDMAHKADMYCIITNAIRDKVQVVVEPVIVRM, encoded by the coding sequence ATGGCAAAGACCCATGAGTATCCTGTCCGCGTCAGTTGGAAAGGAGGACGGGACGGCGCCGGTGAGATCACCGACGTCCGGAGTGGCACGACTGTGGCCCTGGCGACCCCACCGGAGTTCGGCGGGAGTGGGGCGGGGACCAATCCGGAGCAACTCTTGGCGATGGCCGTGGCGGGGTGTTATTCCATCACCCTGGGCATCGTCCTCACCAACCGGAAAGTCCCCTACGCCGACATCCAGGCCGACGTGACCGGTGAAGTCGTCGAGGACGGCCCTAGCTTCACGTACACCAAGATCACGGTAAAGCCGCGGATCGTCTTGACCGGAGCCGACGACAACCAGGCCAAGGTCGCCGAGGACATGGCCCATAAGGCGGATATGTACTGCATCATCACGAACGCCATCCGCGACAAGGTACAAGTCGTGGTGGAACCGGTGATCGTCCGGATGTAG
- a CDS encoding PEP-CTERM sorting domain-containing protein (PEP-CTERM proteins occur, often in large numbers, in the proteomes of bacteria that also encode an exosortase, a predicted intramembrane cysteine proteinase. The presence of a PEP-CTERM domain at a protein's C-terminus predicts cleavage within the sorting domain, followed by covalent anchoring to some some component of the (usually Gram-negative) cell surface. Many PEP-CTERM proteins exhibit an unusual sequence composition that includes large numbers of potential glycosylation sites. Expression of one such protein has been shown restore the ability of a bacterium to form floc, a type of biofilm.) — protein MKKALLLLSISAVVGVAQAVVIDDFSGNSTFVQTNSTTTFDYDSSTAPVVGGTRYLGQTYQFGNKLSAAAIADGILDVQTPSNAVTNTALAYGNITSDMGGLPFPTPDWGVDTSAANFGLSGDTVRLNFISNEQSLDIRFVVMADGVYTVYNKTVAGGQYSPFTVDLTAADITSNGGTTLASFDSLYMNFTTSPSGDFALDSIETVPEPVSMVALGLGALGLARKRRNK, from the coding sequence ATGAAGAAAGCCCTTCTCCTTCTCTCAATCAGCGCCGTGGTCGGAGTCGCCCAGGCCGTCGTCATCGACGACTTCAGCGGCAACTCCACGTTCGTCCAGACGAACAGCACGACCACCTTTGACTACGACTCGTCGACCGCCCCCGTCGTCGGTGGCACCCGCTACCTCGGCCAGACCTACCAATTCGGCAACAAGCTGAGCGCCGCAGCGATCGCCGACGGCATCCTGGACGTCCAGACGCCCAGCAACGCGGTGACCAACACGGCCCTCGCCTACGGCAACATCACGTCCGACATGGGAGGCCTGCCCTTCCCGACCCCCGACTGGGGCGTCGACACCTCCGCGGCGAACTTCGGCTTGTCCGGTGACACGGTCCGCCTGAACTTCATTTCGAACGAACAGTCCTTGGACATTCGGTTCGTGGTGATGGCCGACGGCGTCTACACGGTCTACAACAAGACGGTCGCGGGCGGCCAGTACAGCCCGTTCACCGTGGACCTGACCGCTGCTGACATCACGAGCAACGGCGGCACTACTCTGGCGAGCTTCGACTCCCTGTACATGAACTTCACGACCTCCCCGTCGGGTGACTTTGCTCTCGACAGCATCGAGACCGTCCCTGAGCCGGTCAGCATGGTCGCTCTCGGTCTGGGCGCCCTCGGCCTCGCCCGCAAGCGCCGCAACAAGTAA
- a CDS encoding PEP-CTERM sorting domain-containing protein — MKLERIVSIAGLVILAAASQAVVIYDGIGASTTFTSTTGGTPRNRMADSFSATDPGSGAHWKVTSIDVGIWVNAASPSATAEVILWNEWNVAGFGGSGTNVFQNEAGRETFNLGDLSASDVHTLTFTTPIHLDNFQDLGLEIQLKTNGTKSNSLALSLQDAVPTVGSGTNLFYRDSDNDEVIETPDARTISGWSNANVMFRVNAEVESVPEPATMTVLGLGALALLRRRRQAK, encoded by the coding sequence ATGAAACTTGAAAGAATCGTCTCGATCGCCGGTCTCGTAATTCTTGCGGCCGCATCCCAAGCCGTCGTCATCTACGACGGGATCGGTGCCAGCACCACCTTCACCAGCACCACCGGCGGCACGCCGCGCAACCGCATGGCCGACAGCTTCAGCGCCACCGACCCGGGTTCGGGCGCCCACTGGAAGGTCACGTCCATTGATGTGGGAATCTGGGTCAACGCCGCTTCCCCCAGCGCGACCGCCGAAGTCATTCTCTGGAACGAGTGGAACGTCGCCGGGTTTGGCGGTTCAGGCACCAACGTCTTCCAGAACGAGGCCGGACGCGAAACGTTCAACCTTGGTGATCTGTCCGCCTCGGACGTCCATACCCTGACCTTCACCACGCCGATCCACCTCGACAACTTCCAAGACCTTGGTCTGGAAATCCAGCTCAAGACGAACGGGACGAAGTCGAACAGCTTGGCTCTCTCCCTGCAGGACGCCGTGCCGACCGTCGGGTCGGGAACGAACCTCTTCTATCGCGACAGCGACAACGACGAGGTCATCGAGACCCCCGACGCGCGCACGATCTCCGGATGGTCGAACGCGAACGTGATGTTCCGCGTGAACGCCGAGGTCGAGAGCGTCCCTGAGCCGGCGACGATGACCGTCCTCGGGCTCGGCGCCCTCGCCCTCCTGCGGCGCCGCCGCCAAGCCAAGTAA
- a CDS encoding segregation/condensation protein A: MPKKTELAAGQAVVGPLGVTAPPDIHIACEAFEGSLGALFLCVHDRKIDLLDIPMAPVCEAYFHYVLATTDTDLEQAAVALAALAYLLERKAWALVPTEDEDTVDEDALTLAAEPYVHLFDPAVRSLLERREERERLFFRWSEQFRQPYELPFDTSDVQIGDLAGVLERLLARAVPDTMEPLSKPRRSLAEQMLVVLQALPSEFASLDTIVVGEFTRSEVVWWFLALLELIRLGQARVHVTESEVLFARGGLV, encoded by the coding sequence ATGCCGAAGAAGACCGAACTGGCGGCCGGTCAGGCCGTGGTCGGCCCCCTGGGGGTCACAGCGCCGCCCGACATCCACATTGCGTGCGAAGCTTTCGAGGGCTCACTAGGCGCCCTCTTCCTCTGCGTCCACGACCGCAAGATCGACCTCCTCGACATCCCCATGGCCCCGGTCTGCGAGGCGTACTTCCACTACGTGCTCGCCACCACGGACACAGACTTGGAGCAGGCGGCGGTCGCCCTCGCCGCCCTCGCCTACTTGCTCGAGCGCAAGGCGTGGGCGCTCGTGCCGACGGAAGACGAGGACACCGTCGACGAGGACGCCCTGACCCTCGCCGCCGAGCCGTACGTCCACCTTTTTGACCCCGCCGTGCGTAGCCTCCTCGAACGGCGTGAGGAACGCGAACGGCTCTTCTTCCGGTGGTCCGAGCAGTTCCGCCAACCCTACGAACTACCCTTCGACACCAGCGACGTCCAGATCGGTGACCTCGCCGGCGTGCTGGAGCGCCTGCTCGCCCGCGCCGTCCCCGACACGATGGAGCCCCTGAGCAAACCACGGCGCTCCCTGGCCGAACAAATGCTCGTCGTCCTACAGGCCTTGCCGTCGGAATTCGCCTCCCTCGACACGATCGTGGTCGGAGAATTCACCCGCAGCGAGGTTGTCTGGTGGTTCCTTGCCCTGCTCGAACTCATCAGGTTGGGCCAGGCCCGGGTGCACGTCACCGAGAGTGAAGTCCTCTTCGCCAGGGGCGGTCTGGTATGA
- the scpB gene encoding SMC-Scp complex subunit ScpB codes for MSVIRDVEALLFVAETPATAEELAVAIGVPTFEVEDALEKLGGRLTHNSPLQLVRIAGGYQLCTKPEYAEVVTRFLQPQRHKLSRSLMEVLAIVAYKQPVTMAEIDEVRGVQSDYGLRQLVEKRLVGELGRKATPGRPVLYGTTQQFLHVFNLDSLADLPDLGFGRAALDAVGTHLPPDQPMLPMQEEKPV; via the coding sequence ATGAGCGTCATCCGCGACGTCGAGGCCCTGCTCTTTGTCGCCGAGACCCCTGCCACCGCCGAAGAACTGGCCGTCGCGATCGGTGTCCCGACTTTTGAAGTGGAGGACGCCCTTGAAAAGCTCGGTGGACGGCTGACCCACAACAGCCCGCTCCAACTTGTCCGCATCGCGGGCGGCTATCAACTCTGCACGAAGCCCGAGTACGCCGAAGTCGTCACCCGCTTCCTGCAGCCGCAGCGCCACAAGCTCAGCCGGAGCCTCATGGAAGTCCTCGCCATCGTCGCTTACAAGCAACCGGTGACGATGGCAGAGATCGACGAGGTCCGCGGTGTCCAGAGCGACTACGGTTTGCGGCAACTGGTCGAGAAGCGGCTTGTCGGGGAGCTAGGCCGTAAGGCGACGCCGGGACGGCCGGTCCTCTACGGGACCACCCAGCAGTTTCTCCACGTCTTTAACCTAGACAGCCTGGCCGATCTGCCTGACCTGGGCTTCGGCCGAGCCGCGTTGGACGCGGTCGGTACCCACCTGCCCCCCGACCAACCGATGTTGCCTATGCAAGAGGAGAAACCCGTTTGA
- a CDS encoding D-alanyl-D-alanine carboxypeptidase, translating to MKPFTVVCAVLIAVTATAKNDVKSGPEGVGAASAVVMDQQTRRVLWSKAMDARRFPASTTKIMSGLLVAENTNPSEVVSAPQGVEKVGESSLHLHSGEQLTAQDMLYAMMLRSANDACFTMAIKVAGSVPAFAKMMNEKAKSLGCTDTHFVNPHGLHDENHYTTAHDLALIACAALDNPRLAEIVKTQRHKVTRSTDSRDLTMVNRNKLLKEDKDCIGMKTGWTVPAGKCFVGAFDNGGRKIVTVVMASQDWVRDTIALEDWAADNVVDKVVVDTGQSLGSAAVKGGTAPTVGVQAARRDIVPWVDGAPFEAQLAGQLPTVPAPVKAGQRLGTVSMRLSDGSTVPVSVVASVDVPAKPPLTNALNPGTIVVGGALVGGWALVRSRQRSRRRLGARRW from the coding sequence TTGAAGCCGTTCACCGTCGTCTGCGCCGTCCTGATCGCTGTGACGGCGACGGCGAAGAACGACGTGAAGTCCGGCCCCGAAGGAGTCGGGGCGGCGTCCGCGGTGGTCATGGACCAGCAGACCCGGCGCGTTTTGTGGTCCAAGGCGATGGACGCCAGGCGTTTCCCGGCCAGCACGACCAAGATCATGAGCGGACTGCTCGTGGCCGAAAACACCAATCCAAGCGAAGTCGTCTCCGCACCGCAAGGCGTCGAGAAGGTCGGCGAGAGCAGCCTGCACCTCCACTCCGGAGAGCAACTGACCGCCCAAGACATGCTCTACGCGATGATGTTGCGCAGCGCCAACGACGCCTGCTTCACCATGGCCATCAAGGTCGCCGGTTCCGTACCGGCGTTCGCCAAGATGATGAACGAGAAGGCCAAGTCGCTCGGGTGCACGGACACGCACTTTGTCAATCCGCACGGCCTGCACGACGAAAACCACTACACCACCGCGCATGACTTGGCCCTCATCGCCTGCGCGGCCCTTGATAACCCACGCTTGGCCGAAATCGTCAAAACACAACGCCACAAGGTCACCCGGTCGACCGACAGCAGAGACCTGACGATGGTCAATCGGAACAAGTTGCTCAAGGAAGACAAGGACTGCATCGGGATGAAGACCGGGTGGACTGTTCCCGCGGGCAAATGCTTCGTCGGGGCCTTCGACAACGGCGGTCGTAAGATCGTCACCGTCGTGATGGCCAGCCAGGACTGGGTCCGCGACACGATCGCGCTGGAAGACTGGGCGGCCGACAACGTCGTGGACAAAGTGGTCGTCGACACGGGGCAAAGTCTGGGTTCAGCCGCCGTCAAAGGAGGCACGGCCCCGACTGTCGGCGTCCAGGCGGCCCGGCGAGACATCGTCCCCTGGGTGGACGGTGCGCCGTTCGAAGCGCAATTGGCCGGTCAACTTCCTACCGTCCCGGCTCCGGTCAAGGCTGGCCAGCGGCTCGGCACCGTGTCCATGAGGCTGTCTGACGGCTCCACCGTCCCCGTCTCGGTCGTCGCCTCGGTGGACGTGCCCGCCAAACCGCCCCTCACCAACGCCCTCAATCCCGGCACGATCGTGGTCGGCGGGGCCTTGGTCGGCGGATGGGCTCTTGTCCGGTCTCGGCAGAGGAGTCGAAGGAGGCTCGGTGCCCGACGCTGGTGA
- a CDS encoding rRNA pseudouridine synthase has product MPDAGEMRLHRYLAHAGVASRRKAEEVILEGRVTVNGSLVTELGVKVGPDDIVEVDGEAVRPARHVYLLLNKPAGYVTTLDDPHSRRTVMDLVPDVGAPVKPVGRLDMDTEGLLVLTNDGDLAARLSHARYGVEKEYLATVQGQPDDRDLERLRKGVFLEGKKTSPAVVELVSPMNQAGTSLVSLVIHEGRKRQVRMMLAAVGCPVVRLVRVRIAHLVQKGMKPGECRTLHMKDVQRLRALVGLER; this is encoded by the coding sequence GTGCCCGACGCTGGTGAGATGAGGCTGCACCGCTATCTGGCCCACGCCGGCGTGGCGAGCCGGCGCAAGGCGGAAGAGGTGATCCTAGAAGGGCGGGTGACGGTCAACGGGTCCCTCGTCACCGAACTCGGCGTGAAGGTGGGCCCCGACGACATTGTCGAGGTGGACGGGGAGGCGGTGCGTCCGGCCCGTCACGTCTATCTCCTTCTGAACAAGCCCGCCGGGTACGTGACTACCCTCGACGACCCCCACAGCCGCCGGACGGTGATGGACCTGGTGCCCGACGTCGGCGCACCGGTGAAGCCGGTCGGTCGCCTCGACATGGACACGGAGGGCCTGCTGGTCCTCACCAACGACGGGGACTTGGCGGCCCGGCTCTCCCATGCGCGTTACGGAGTCGAGAAGGAGTACCTCGCCACCGTGCAGGGCCAACCTGACGACCGCGACCTCGAACGTCTGCGCAAGGGTGTCTTTCTTGAGGGCAAGAAGACCTCGCCCGCCGTTGTGGAACTCGTGTCGCCAATGAACCAGGCAGGCACGTCGCTTGTCTCCCTGGTCATCCACGAAGGCCGCAAACGCCAAGTGCGCATGATGCTCGCCGCGGTCGGGTGCCCGGTCGTCAGGCTGGTCCGGGTCAGGATCGCCCACCTGGTGCAGAAGGGGATGAAACCTGGCGAATGCCGGACCCTGCACATGAAGGACGTCCAAAGGCTCCGGGCCTTGGTCGGCCTAGAACGGTAA
- a CDS encoding DUF255 domain-containing protein, whose amino-acid sequence MPNRLAAASSLYLREHADNPVDWYEWGDEALARAKAEDKPLFVSVGYSACHWCHVMAHESFSDPEVGAALSASFISVKVDREERPDVDDVLMSAVQMANGHGGWPMTVFLTPDLEPFFTGTYFPGQSRDGMPSFLNVVNNLAQAWREQRTEVVRAAAEFASAVRQAGSRAMSASRTSLGVDLLDDAVAALWANFDRDFGGFGDAPKFPPHTAVTFLLDYAAMRHNLGEKDDLISKASTMAVATLLAMCRGGLHDHVGGGFHRYSTDREWLLPHFEKMLSDNALMAGNLARVVDILDEGEARDELSASLEGVLGWIRREMTAPDGTLYSAQDADSPGGEGAYYVWRYGEVAEALGDGAEAFCQTFSVQPEGNYLDEATGHPTGANVLYRSDTTPHSSELETLRAARENRPKPQTDTKRLLAWNALAVGALVSAGHIEQAEHIATQWLKQSGPALPHQLVDNGPQGIGFLDDHAYIADALLDLYEATEDGKWLAEAEGVVDQALALFSDPGGGFWSSSADHQTPITKLKPILDTACPSATAVMLRILRRLGRTSEFSRHFTQVAGWAERAPTACESLLREHLYALLQGAGEQAVVDFSRPGEALVFLTDYEITADATGFGHTTIVIDLPEGHHINSHEPPAKWLSPTTVQVKGALGEVGFPDDPSGVYQGRVELPVRLFAASGRHEFFLSVSYQLCDESKCLAPVTKELEGLLIVPPGQPQ is encoded by the coding sequence ATGCCCAACCGGCTTGCCGCCGCGTCGTCCCTCTACCTGCGCGAGCACGCCGACAACCCGGTCGATTGGTATGAGTGGGGCGACGAGGCCCTCGCCCGGGCGAAGGCCGAGGACAAGCCCCTCTTTGTCAGCGTCGGCTACAGCGCCTGTCACTGGTGCCACGTCATGGCCCACGAGTCGTTTTCCGACCCCGAGGTCGGTGCCGCGTTGAGCGCTTCGTTCATCTCGGTGAAGGTCGACCGTGAGGAGCGTCCCGACGTGGACGACGTCTTGATGTCGGCCGTCCAGATGGCGAACGGCCATGGCGGCTGGCCGATGACCGTCTTCCTGACCCCGGACCTAGAACCTTTCTTCACGGGCACATATTTTCCCGGCCAGTCGAGGGACGGCATGCCGTCCTTTCTGAACGTCGTCAACAACCTTGCCCAGGCGTGGCGAGAACAACGGACCGAGGTCGTACGCGCCGCCGCCGAATTCGCTTCTGCAGTCCGCCAGGCAGGGTCTCGGGCGATGTCCGCGTCCCGGACCTCGCTTGGGGTCGATCTACTCGACGACGCCGTCGCCGCCCTGTGGGCCAACTTTGACCGGGATTTCGGCGGCTTCGGCGACGCCCCCAAGTTCCCTCCTCACACCGCTGTCACTTTCCTCCTCGACTATGCGGCCATGCGTCACAACCTCGGCGAGAAGGACGACCTCATCAGCAAAGCCTCGACCATGGCGGTCGCCACCCTCTTGGCCATGTGCCGCGGTGGACTGCATGACCACGTCGGAGGAGGGTTCCACCGCTATTCCACCGACCGTGAATGGCTGTTGCCCCACTTTGAGAAGATGCTCAGCGACAACGCCCTGATGGCAGGCAACCTCGCCCGCGTCGTGGACATCCTCGACGAGGGTGAGGCGCGCGACGAGCTGTCCGCCAGCCTAGAGGGCGTGCTTGGTTGGATCCGGCGGGAAATGACGGCCCCGGACGGCACCCTTTACTCCGCCCAGGACGCCGACTCCCCTGGTGGGGAAGGCGCCTATTACGTCTGGAGGTACGGCGAAGTCGCCGAAGCGCTTGGCGACGGGGCCGAAGCGTTCTGCCAGACCTTCTCTGTCCAACCAGAAGGCAACTACCTCGACGAAGCCACCGGCCATCCGACCGGGGCAAACGTCTTGTATCGTTCGGACACCACACCACATAGCTCAGAGCTGGAGACCTTGCGGGCGGCCCGAGAGAACCGTCCCAAGCCCCAGACCGACACCAAGCGGCTGCTTGCTTGGAACGCCTTGGCCGTCGGCGCGCTCGTCAGTGCAGGGCACATCGAGCAGGCCGAGCACATCGCCACCCAATGGTTGAAGCAGTCTGGCCCGGCGCTTCCTCACCAACTGGTTGATAATGGCCCACAAGGGATAGGGTTCCTCGATGACCACGCCTACATTGCCGACGCGTTGTTGGACCTCTACGAGGCCACCGAGGACGGCAAATGGCTCGCCGAAGCCGAGGGTGTCGTCGACCAGGCGCTCGCCCTGTTCTCCGACCCCGGGGGGGGCTTCTGGTCGTCGTCCGCCGACCACCAGACACCGATCACCAAACTCAAGCCCATCCTTGACACAGCGTGTCCTAGCGCGACCGCTGTCATGCTCAGGATCCTGCGCCGCCTCGGGCGGACGTCCGAGTTCTCTCGTCACTTCACCCAAGTGGCGGGTTGGGCCGAACGTGCCCCGACAGCCTGTGAGTCACTCTTGCGAGAGCACCTCTACGCCCTGCTCCAGGGCGCGGGCGAGCAGGCTGTCGTGGACTTCTCGCGTCCAGGGGAGGCCCTCGTCTTTCTTACCGACTACGAGATCACTGCCGACGCAACCGGGTTTGGTCACACCACGATCGTCATCGACCTTCCCGAAGGGCACCACATCAACTCGCACGAGCCGCCCGCCAAATGGTTGAGCCCGACCACCGTCCAAGTCAAAGGCGCCCTTGGTGAAGTCGGCTTTCCTGATGATCCAAGCGGGGTGTACCAGGGGCGGGTCGAACTTCCCGTGCGGCTCTTTGCCGCGTCAGGCCGGCACGAGTTTTTTCTTTCGGTTTCCTATCAATTGTGCGACGAGAGCAAGTGCCTGGCGCCGGTCACCAAAGAACTGGAGGGACTCTTGATTGTGCCGCCCGGCCAACCCCAGTAA